DNA from Chloracidobacterium sp.:
TGACCTCCTGGTCGAACGGCAGCCGCAGCCTTCGCGACGTCGGGTCGAGCGTTGCGAACATCTTTTGCTCTGCGTAAACGTCAGATTGGGTCAACGAATTCAGAAGCGTCGATTTGCCAGCGTTCGTGTAACCGACAAGCGAAACGATAGGCAGCTTTTTCTGGACACGCCGTTTGCGACGCTCTTGCCTTTGGCGGCCAAGGCTGTCGACCAGGCGCTCGAGTTGGGCAATTCGGTCGCGTACGCGGCGGCGGTCGGTCTCAAGCTTTGTCTCGCCCGGCCCGCGTCCGCCGATCCCGCCGGCCAACCTCGAGAATGCCGAATTTTGGCCCATCACGAGTCGCGGCAACAGGTATTTGAGCTGGGCGAGTTCGACCTGCAATTTGCCTTCCCGGCTCTGTGCTCGCTGGGCAAAGATGTCGAGTATCAGCTGCGGACGGTCAATGACCTTTAGGTCGGTCGCTTCAGAAAGGACGCGGACCTGCGTCGGCGAAAGCTCGGTGTCAAAAACGATAAGGTCGGCACCGAGCCTCATCGAACGGACAAGCAGCTCTTCGAGTTTACCTCGGCCAAGCAGCGTTTTCGGATCTATCTGCGGTCGCCGCTGGATTATCGTATCGAGGACGAGAACATCAGCTGACGTCGCAAGTTCGGCAAGCTCGGCCATCGATTCTTCGGCATCATCGATAAACCCTGTCGTAACCCCGACGAGGATGACGCGGTCGCGGCCGGTCTGCCGCTTGCTTGCGGTCTGTCTCACGCGTGCCATTTCGCTTTCGAGCGAAGTGATCAGCGCTATGAAATCGACATCAAGCTGCGAAGGGAGGGCGGCCTCGAGATAGGCGAAAGGAAGATTCTCTGGGTCCGGATCGCCTTCCTCGAATATTTCTAAATTGCCGGACGAACCATTAGCCGGATCTCTCGCCTCTTTGCGATCGATGGCCTGTTTTGCCGATTCTTTCCCGCTGATCGGGACGAGATGCGCCGAATGGACGAGTCCGGGCAGCCCGGTATTCCGGTCGACCTGGACGATCGACATTAGATCGAGCCGGAGCAGTGCGAGGTCAGTGAGATCGTCCTGAGTGAGCTTTTCGTTCTGCAGGTGGGTGTGAACACAACGCAGGCCGCGAAAACGATCGGTCGAAACACGCGAGCGTCCGAAGTCGGGCAATTCGATGCTCTTGGCGTTGCCGACCATGACGTATTCGACCTGCCCTTTTCGATTAAGCAATACGCCGATCTGTCGGCCTGTTTCATGCGAGATCTCGCACATCTGGCGGGCTAATTCCTGAGAGACGATATCGGCGGCAGGTACGCGGCGCGTTGCAAGTCGTTCGATCCGCTTGATCTGGTTGTGCTTAAGGCCCTTGGTAAAGCCGGTGACGTTGCTGATAACAAAAACCTCCGCTCGGACATTATACCAAATGTCGTGACGGCGTTTGCACGCATGTCAATCTTTAGATCGTATCAGTTTGCAGAATTAGTTGGTTTTTTGGTTTCTATGCGTTGCTAACCTGCGGCCATTCGCGATAGATTTTCTTAGAGATGTCAAATATTCAAACTCCGAATGCAAGTTACAGCATGACGCTGCGCGTTCGGATCCATAACAAGCCGGGAAAACTAGGTGAAATAACTACTGCGATCGGACGTGCCGGCGGCGACATCGAGGGTATCGATATCGTTAGCGCCGGCAAGGACTTTTTGATCCGGGACATTACGGTCAATGCCGCGAGCGAATCTCACGACAAAGAGATCATTGCCGCGGTCGGGGCGATCGATGGTGTCGAAGTGATAAACGTCAGCGACCGGACCTTTCTGATGCACCTCGGCGGCAAGATCGAAATGGTCTCGAAAGCTCCGCTCAAAACAAGGTCCGACCTCTCTATGGCATACACGCCGGGTGTCGCGCGAGTTTGCGAAGCGATCCATGAGGACCCGGAAAAGGTATTTAATCTGACGATCAAAAAGAATACGGTCGCGGTCGTATCAGACGGTACCGCCGTACTCGGGCTTGGCGACATCGGGCCCGCGGCGGCGATGCCCGTGATGGAGGGCAAGTGTCAGCTCTTCAAGGAATTTGGCGGAGTTGATGCTTTCCCGATCTGCCTTAACACGAAAGACCCGCACGAAATAGTCCAGACGATAAAGAACATTGCTGTCGGATTCGGCGGGATCAATCTGGAAGATATCTCGGCTCCGCGGTGCTTTGAGATCGAACAGCGGCTCAAAGAAGAACTTGATATTCCGGTATTTCACGATGACCAGCACGGAACGGCCGTCGTCGTTCTTGCGGCCCTGATCAATGCCCTCAAGATCACCGGCAAGGAAATGAAAGACATCAAGTTGGTGGTCAACGGCATCGGAGCTGCTGGGGTAGCATGCTCGAAGATCGTGATGGCCGCCGGCGTTACCAACATAATCGGGTGTGATACGACCGGAGCGATATACAAAGGCCGCAAGGAGAATATGAACTGGGTGAAAGATTGGTACGCCCGTAACACCAATCCGAAAGGTGAACATGGTACGATCCACGACGTCATCAAGGACGCCGACGTCTTTTTTGGCCTGTCGGCGCCCGGTGTTATTGACGAGAACGACCTGGCCAAAATGGCAAATGACCCGATCGTGTTCGCAATGGCAAACCCGACACCGGAAATAATGCCTGAGGATGCCGCCGGCCACGTCGCCGTCATGGCGACCGGAAGATCTGATTATCCCAACCAGATAAATAACGTTCTCTGCTTTCCGGGAATCTTTCGCGGGGCCTTGAACTGCCGCGCGTCGCGAATTAACGAAGCTATGAAACTCGCGGCTGCCAACGCGATAGCTGGCATTATCGGCCCCGAGGAGCTTCACCCCGACTACATCATTCCGTCGGTCTTCGACCGCCGGGTCGGCGAAGCGGTCGCGTCTGCGGTGGAAGCGGCCGCATACGAAACAGGCGTCGCGAGGCGCGAGCGGGCGACATCCGATAGTGAATTCGCGACCGCAGTTATTTGATCATGATAGCCAAACAGCTCGAAAAAATGACCGTCGAAGAGGTAGCCAATTCCCTCACCCATGGCTTTGGGCTGATCTTGAGCGTTGCTGGCTTCTTATTTCTCGTCTCGCTTGCGATCGTCAAAGGTGATGGTTGGCATATAGCAGCTAGTGTGGTTTACGGAGCATCGCTAGTTATCCTTTATGCGGCGTCGACCATATATCATGCGACGACCTCGCCCGAATTGAAACACCGCCTTCAGCTGATCGATCACTGCTGCATTTATTTGCTCATTGCAGGAAGTTATACGCCGTTTCTGATGATCGTGCTTGGCGGTTCGTTCGGAATGGGAATGCTTGCATTCGTTTGGGCCTTTGCTCTTTTCGGCATCTCGATGAAGGTCATGTTTTGGGGCCGCTTCAATTTGGTCGGCGTGGCATCGTACCTGATCATGGGCTGGATCGGTGTACTGGCGATACAGCCGTTATACTCCGCACTCGGGCTCGAAGCCCTTGTGCTCGTGGTTGCCGGCGGCGTCAGCTATTCGCTTGGCGTTATCTTTTTTGGCTGGAAAAGCATAAAGCATCATCACGCGATCTTCCACGTCTTCGTACTCGCGGGCAGTATCCTGCATTTTGCTGCGATCTCGATGTACGTGCTGAGATAGCTGCCGTCGGGCACCCTCGGCCAAGAATCTTGCCTTTTTCGCCATTACGGCGTAATATCTTCCAAATCAGAAATTGTTGTTTCTAACGCCTGCAGTAGGTCGGCGTGTGTCCGCTCATGACGGTCGCCGGTCAAATGTAGGTTCCCTTTTCAGGCCCGCATTCAGGAGGATCTTCAATGTCGAGAATTTCATCGGTTTGTATTCGTTTCTTTGCAGTTGTTTCGATCTTTGCCGCTGCTGCCAGTGCAGCGACCTTTACCGTAAACAAGACGGCTGACACCAACGATGGTGCTTGTAACGAAGACTGCTCGCTGCGCGAGGCGGTCGCTGCCGCGAATTCGTCGCCTGAAGCGGACACTATCGTGTTCGACGCGAGTGTATTCGCCGGCCCGCAAACGATCACTTTCGCTCTTGGCGAGATAATTGTCGTCAACAGCGGAGGGCTTCGGATAATCGGGCCGGGAGCGATAAAACTCACACTTGATGGAAATAGTACGAGCAGGATGATCTCGAACAGCGCGGCATCGGTACTCACGATCAGCGGGCTCACGTTCACCCGCGGGAATGGCGTCGGGGCAACAAACAGTAATTCGGGCGGTGCCCTGATGAACAACGCCGGAACCGTTTCAGTATTCAATTCGGTTTTTGCGAATAACGTCACGACAGGGACGGCCGGAGCGATCCGCAATTCCGGAGCCGGAAGTATCCTGAATGTCGTCAACTGTCATTTCTTCAATAATACCGCAGGCTCATCTGCCGGAGCGATCCAGAACTTTGCGACAAGCGTGCTTAACGTTTCGAATTCGAGTTTCGTCGGGAATACAAGCAGCGGTGCGACCGGCGGCGGCGCAATGCAGGTCAATGGGACCGCCAATATTTCGACCTCGACGTTCAGCGGCAACAATTCGCCCGGCGGTGCCGGAGGCGGCCTGTCGGTCAACGGTACTCTCATAAACATCAACAACGTGACGATGGTCGGGAACACGGCGACCACTCAGGGAGGTGGGCTCCATCGAGGATCGACCAATGTGAATTTCTTTATCCGAAACTCGATAATTGCCGGCAATAACGGTATTGCGACATCGCCGGATGTCACGAATTCAGCCGGCGGCCTCGCATCACAGGGCAATAATCTCATCGGCAACGTCGGGACCAGCACGGGATGGGTAATGTCCGATCTGCAGAATCAGAATCCGCTCGTTGGGCCGCTCGGTTCTAACGGCGGACTTGGCCGGACCCATGCGCTGCTTGCCGGTTCGCCCGCGATCGGTGCGGGCAACCCATGTGTCATCGACCTTTCGTGCGGAACGAACAATCCGGCGACGCCGATCGTGATCGATCAGCGCGGACAGGGATTTGACGATTCGGTCGAGATCGGTGCATATACGATCAATGCCGAGACGCCGGCGTTTCTGCCGAATGCCCAGCCCGGCATTCCGTACAGTTATCAACTCACCGGCGCAAACACGGGCTTCACATTTCTGACCGGCGGGACCCTGCCGCCCGGGATCGACCTGACCACCAACGGTGCGGTGACGTCTTTGGCAGGCGATCCGACCACGCCCGGCGTTTATTTCTTTACGATCGCCACGGCTTCGGCAAGCCAGCCCACGCAGTTCGTTGTTCAGCCTTATGTGATCTCGGTTCAGACCGACCGGAATCAGGTCGGTGTCAATGTTCGAATTACATATAACGGCGGGCCGCCCCGGACGCGTTTCCCTGCTTTTCTGAGCGGTCTAGACGGCACCTCCTATCCTTCGATGACTTCAACATTTGGAAATTTGAATTTTGAGAACGTGATTCCGGGAAGTCTTTATTCGATCCAGATAACGAGTAAAGAACTCGGCACGCTTACCGGCGGCTTTATTGCGGAAGGTACGTTTACGATCCCTGATATCGAGATCGGCGGGCAGCCAATGAGAACCCGGACGCAGACTAAACGTTAAGCAGAGAATTTGTAGCCGAGGCCGTGTACCGTTTGGATGTAACGCGGGTGTTTAGGGTTTTCTTCAAGCTTTTGACGAAGCCATGCGATGTGGACGTCGACCGTCCGAGTCGATGGCATCGCATCGTAACCCCAAACCTCATCGAGCAGATGATCGCGCGAATGGACATTGCCTCGGTTCTCGATCAAGAACTGCAGCAGTTTGAACTCCATCGCTGAGAGTTCGATCGGCGATGCGTGTTTCGTAACCTCAGCCCGCTTGAAGTCCACCGCGATATCGCCGAATCGATACACGTCTTGCGTCGAGCCGTTAGTAGATGACGAGCGCCTAAGCAAGGCCTCGATGCGCGCGAGAAGTTCGATCACTTCAAATGGCTTTGTAAGGTAATCGTCCGCCCCGAGTTTCAGCCCGAGCACTTTATCGATCGTCTCGCCTTTAGCCGTGAGCATCAATATGGGAGTCGTTATGCCTTTTTGTCTAAGGTCCCGACAGACGTCGTAGCCGTTCTTTTTAGGCAGCATGACGTCAAGTACGATCAGGTCAAACTCTCCCGTAGAGCCGAGTTCGAAGCCCGCAATGCCGTCAGGGGCGCTCGTGACCTTGTAGCCTTCGCTTCGAAGACGGTCGGTCAATGTGATTATCAGGCCTTTTTCGTCTTCGACGAGCAGGATCTTCATAGAGGTCAGAGCGAAATTCGAAGGTCGACACGGATTCAACAAGACGAATTCGGTCAGGCGATCTGTAATGAGCCGGGCAGCTCGATCGTGAACCGGCTCCCCTTCCCTGCCTCACTTGCGACGCGCACGGTGCCGCCGTGAGCTTCGGCTATCTCCTTCACAAGGCT
Protein-coding regions in this window:
- the hflX gene encoding GTPase HflX gives rise to the protein MSNVTGFTKGLKHNQIKRIERLATRRVPAADIVSQELARQMCEISHETGRQIGVLLNRKGQVEYVMVGNAKSIELPDFGRSRVSTDRFRGLRCVHTHLQNEKLTQDDLTDLALLRLDLMSIVQVDRNTGLPGLVHSAHLVPISGKESAKQAIDRKEARDPANGSSGNLEIFEEGDPDPENLPFAYLEAALPSQLDVDFIALITSLESEMARVRQTASKRQTGRDRVILVGVTTGFIDDAEESMAELAELATSADVLVLDTIIQRRPQIDPKTLLGRGKLEELLVRSMRLGADLIVFDTELSPTQVRVLSEATDLKVIDRPQLILDIFAQRAQSREGKLQVELAQLKYLLPRLVMGQNSAFSRLAGGIGGRGPGETKLETDRRRVRDRIAQLERLVDSLGRQRQERRKRRVQKKLPIVSLVGYTNAGKSTLLNSLTQSDVYAEQKMFATLDPTSRRLRLPFDQEVIINDTVGFIRDLPDDLVAAFRATLEEIADSDMLVHVVDASNPRVMQQIESVRKILADLELTSIPEFVVLNKADLVTADALDTLRRNIQLDKGVECVAISAIRKDSLAPLTERIGSRIVEHVTGEADAIAV
- a CDS encoding NAD-dependent malic enzyme, whose translation is MSNIQTPNASYSMTLRVRIHNKPGKLGEITTAIGRAGGDIEGIDIVSAGKDFLIRDITVNAASESHDKEIIAAVGAIDGVEVINVSDRTFLMHLGGKIEMVSKAPLKTRSDLSMAYTPGVARVCEAIHEDPEKVFNLTIKKNTVAVVSDGTAVLGLGDIGPAAAMPVMEGKCQLFKEFGGVDAFPICLNTKDPHEIVQTIKNIAVGFGGINLEDISAPRCFEIEQRLKEELDIPVFHDDQHGTAVVVLAALINALKITGKEMKDIKLVVNGIGAAGVACSKIVMAAGVTNIIGCDTTGAIYKGRKENMNWVKDWYARNTNPKGEHGTIHDVIKDADVFFGLSAPGVIDENDLAKMANDPIVFAMANPTPEIMPEDAAGHVAVMATGRSDYPNQINNVLCFPGIFRGALNCRASRINEAMKLAAANAIAGIIGPEELHPDYIIPSVFDRRVGEAVASAVEAAAYETGVARRERATSDSEFATAVI
- a CDS encoding hemolysin III family protein, with protein sequence MIAKQLEKMTVEEVANSLTHGFGLILSVAGFLFLVSLAIVKGDGWHIAASVVYGASLVILYAASTIYHATTSPELKHRLQLIDHCCIYLLIAGSYTPFLMIVLGGSFGMGMLAFVWAFALFGISMKVMFWGRFNLVGVASYLIMGWIGVLAIQPLYSALGLEALVLVVAGGVSYSLGVIFFGWKSIKHHHAIFHVFVLAGSILHFAAISMYVLR
- a CDS encoding CSLREA domain-containing protein, with protein sequence MSRISSVCIRFFAVVSIFAAAASAATFTVNKTADTNDGACNEDCSLREAVAAANSSPEADTIVFDASVFAGPQTITFALGEIIVVNSGGLRIIGPGAIKLTLDGNSTSRMISNSAASVLTISGLTFTRGNGVGATNSNSGGALMNNAGTVSVFNSVFANNVTTGTAGAIRNSGAGSILNVVNCHFFNNTAGSSAGAIQNFATSVLNVSNSSFVGNTSSGATGGGAMQVNGTANISTSTFSGNNSPGGAGGGLSVNGTLININNVTMVGNTATTQGGGLHRGSTNVNFFIRNSIIAGNNGIATSPDVTNSAGGLASQGNNLIGNVGTSTGWVMSDLQNQNPLVGPLGSNGGLGRTHALLAGSPAIGAGNPCVIDLSCGTNNPATPIVIDQRGQGFDDSVEIGAYTINAETPAFLPNAQPGIPYSYQLTGANTGFTFLTGGTLPPGIDLTTNGAVTSLAGDPTTPGVYFFTIATASASQPTQFVVQPYVISVQTDRNQVGVNVRITYNGGPPRTRFPAFLSGLDGTSYPSMTSTFGNLNFENVIPGSLYSIQITSKELGTLTGGFIAEGTFTIPDIEIGGQPMRTRTQTKR
- a CDS encoding response regulator transcription factor: MKILLVEDEKGLIITLTDRLRSEGYKVTSAPDGIAGFELGSTGEFDLIVLDVMLPKKNGYDVCRDLRQKGITTPILMLTAKGETIDKVLGLKLGADDYLTKPFEVIELLARIEALLRRSSSTNGSTQDVYRFGDIAVDFKRAEVTKHASPIELSAMEFKLLQFLIENRGNVHSRDHLLDEVWGYDAMPSTRTVDVHIAWLRQKLEENPKHPRYIQTVHGLGYKFSA